One window from the genome of Cricetulus griseus strain 17A/GY chromosome 2, alternate assembly CriGri-PICRH-1.0, whole genome shotgun sequence encodes:
- the Ndfip1 gene encoding NEDD4 family-interacting protein 1 isoform X2 gives MALALAALAAVEPACGTGYQQLQNEEEPGEPAQTAGDAPPPYSSISAESAAYFDYKDESGFPKPPSYNVATTLPSYDEAERTKTEATIPLVPGRDEDFVGRDDFDDTDQLRIGNDGIFMLTFFMAFLFNWIGFFLSFCLTTSAAGRYGAISGFGLSLIKWILIVRFSTYFPGYFDGQYWLWWVFLVLGFLLFLRGFINYAKVRKMPETFSNLPRTRVLFIY, from the exons TTGCAGAATGAAGAGGAGCCTGGGGAACCTGCACAGACTGCAGGTGATGCTCCTCCACCATACAGCAGCATTTCTGCAGAGAGTGCAG CATATTTTGACTACAAAGATGAATCTGGGTTTCCAAAGCCCCCATCTTATAATGTGGCTACAACACTGCCCAGTTATGATGAGGCTGAGAGAACCAAGACTGAAGCCACGATCCCTTTGGTTCCTGGAAGA gaTGAAGATTTTGTGGGTCGGGATGATTTTGATGATACTGACCAGCTGAGGATAGGAAATGATGGGATTTTTATGTTGACTTTTTTCA TGGCatttctcttcaactggattgggtttttcttgtctttttgccTGACCACCTCAGCTGCGGGAAGGTATGGGGCCATCTCAGGATTTGGTCTTTCTCTAATTAAGTGGATCCTTATTGTCAGG ttTTCCACCTATTTTCCTGGATACTTTGATGGCCAGTACTGGCTCTGGTGGGTGTTCTTGGTTTTAG gcTTTCTCCTGTTTCTCAGAGGATTTATCAATTATGCAAAAGTTCGGAAGATGCCAGAAACTTTCTCAAATCTCCCCAGGACCAGAGTTCTCTTTATTTATTAA